A window of the Pseudomonas gozinkensis genome harbors these coding sequences:
- a CDS encoding N-formylglutamate amidohydrolase, producing the protein MHACTESAELGLYTRPVYNLSREDSTHPLILVCEHASRYIPEALNNLGLDETAAREHIAWDIGALALAEQLSEQLGATLLSANYSRLLIDLNRPRHAPDSIPAQSEIYQVPGNRELDEATREYRRQCLFKPFHTRLQQLIDARLAEGRPVRVVGIHSFTPVYYGQPRELEVGVLFGQARAYAQRMLDGLGEHPLKVAGNQPYKIDPLGDMTVPVHGDARGLASVLIEVRNDLLRSPEAVNRWANYLAPLL; encoded by the coding sequence ATGCACGCCTGTACTGAATCCGCCGAGCTTGGGTTGTACACCCGACCGGTCTACAACCTGAGCCGTGAAGATTCGACGCACCCGCTGATTCTGGTGTGCGAACACGCCAGCCGCTACATCCCCGAGGCCCTGAACAATCTGGGCCTGGATGAAACGGCTGCCCGTGAGCACATTGCCTGGGATATCGGTGCCCTGGCGCTGGCCGAGCAGCTGTCGGAGCAACTGGGCGCGACGCTGTTGAGCGCCAACTATTCGCGCCTGCTGATCGACCTCAACCGCCCCCGGCATGCGCCCGACAGCATCCCGGCGCAGAGCGAGATCTATCAGGTGCCGGGCAACCGCGAACTCGACGAGGCCACCCGCGAATACCGGCGTCAGTGCCTGTTCAAGCCGTTTCACACGCGCCTGCAACAACTGATCGATGCACGTCTGGCTGAAGGTCGGCCGGTGCGGGTGGTGGGGATTCACAGTTTCACCCCGGTGTACTACGGCCAGCCGCGCGAGCTGGAAGTCGGCGTGCTGTTCGGCCAGGCAAGGGCCTATGCCCAACGGATGCTCGACGGCCTCGGCGAACATCCACTGAAGGTCGCCGGCAATCAGCCGTACAAGATCGACCCGCTGGGCGACATGACCGTACCGGTGCACGGCGATGCCCGGGGTCTTGCGTCGGTGTTGATCGAAGTGCGCAACGACCTGCTGCGCAGCCCGGAAGCGGTGAACCGCTGGGCAAATTATCTGGCTCCATTGCTGTAA
- a CDS encoding glutamine synthetase, which yields MSERLSPLPMTTIVTTDLIGVTRGRSFPSDELEHYQAAGCGWVPANSALTPQDVIASTSPWGAYGDLRLIPDLASRVTVGNGPDAAAPALDFIHGDIRETDGRPWAACPRTLLRNEVERYRDELGLQVNAAFEHEFNLHAGFAEHLAFSLEAQRQGAEFGGWLLSALRAGGVEPEMFLPEYGKHQYEITCRPTLGVAAADRAVNVREITREIARQMGLDLSFAPKTAADAVCNGVHLHVSLLDLAGQPMLYDSGTSNGLSTLGQHWAAGVLHYLPALCAFTAPTPVSYERLQPHHWSASYACLGQQNREAALRICPTVSLGNKPVAKQYNLEFRAMDATASPHLAMAALLIAGRLGIEQRLALNAITDEIPDSLNDEQRKARGIVALPASLAQALDCLRRSEALVEALPSALLDTYFALKTEELALTEQLSPADLCEHYARLY from the coding sequence ATGAGCGAACGCCTGTCGCCGCTGCCGATGACCACTATCGTCACCACCGACCTGATCGGCGTCACCCGTGGCCGTTCGTTTCCCAGCGATGAGCTGGAACACTATCAAGCCGCCGGTTGCGGCTGGGTGCCAGCCAACAGCGCGCTGACGCCGCAGGACGTCATCGCTTCAACCAGTCCGTGGGGCGCTTATGGCGACCTGCGGCTGATTCCCGATCTGGCCAGCCGCGTCACTGTCGGCAACGGCCCGGACGCCGCAGCGCCAGCACTGGATTTCATTCACGGCGATATCCGCGAGACCGATGGCCGGCCCTGGGCCGCCTGCCCGCGCACGCTGTTGCGCAACGAGGTCGAGCGCTATCGTGATGAACTCGGCTTGCAAGTCAATGCCGCGTTCGAACACGAATTCAACCTGCACGCCGGGTTTGCCGAACATCTGGCGTTCTCGCTCGAAGCCCAGCGCCAGGGCGCCGAATTCGGCGGCTGGCTGCTCAGCGCGTTGCGCGCCGGGGGCGTCGAGCCGGAAATGTTCCTGCCGGAATACGGCAAGCACCAATACGAAATCACCTGCCGCCCGACTCTCGGCGTGGCGGCGGCGGATCGCGCGGTCAACGTGCGCGAGATCACTCGCGAAATCGCCCGGCAGATGGGGCTGGATCTGAGTTTTGCGCCGAAGACTGCCGCCGACGCGGTGTGCAATGGCGTGCACCTGCACGTCAGCCTGCTCGATCTGGCCGGGCAGCCAATGCTCTACGACTCCGGCACCAGCAATGGTCTGTCGACCCTCGGCCAGCACTGGGCGGCGGGCGTGCTGCATTACTTGCCGGCGCTATGTGCGTTCACTGCGCCGACACCGGTGTCGTATGAACGTTTGCAGCCGCACCACTGGAGCGCGTCCTACGCCTGCCTGGGCCAGCAGAACCGCGAAGCGGCGCTGCGTATCTGCCCGACCGTGAGCCTGGGCAACAAACCCGTGGCGAAGCAATACAACCTCGAATTCCGCGCCATGGACGCCACTGCCTCGCCGCATCTGGCAATGGCTGCGCTGCTGATCGCCGGACGCCTGGGCATCGAACAGCGTCTGGCGCTGAACGCAATCACCGATGAAATACCCGATTCACTCAACGACGAACAACGCAAGGCCCGGGGCATCGTTGCCCTGCCCGCCTCCCTGGCCCAGGCACTGGATTGCCTGCGTCGCAGTGAAGCGCTGGTCGAAGCGCTGCCAAGTGCGTTGCTCGACACTTATTTCGCCCTTAAAACCGAGGAACTGGCGCTGACGGAACAGCTCTCGCCCGCTGACCTTTGTGAGCACTATGCACGCCTGTACTGA
- a CDS encoding isochorismatase family cysteine hydrolase, whose protein sequence is MFSLPHRSPRDLPFVTDHTALLLVDMQRAWLEPQFDPHLEGPDAAYFLNRTRSQVVPNQVRLLNAFRDARQNVLHTLIESLTADGRDRSLDHKLSDMHLPKGSPQAQVIAELTPMENEIVLPKTSSGVFNSTNIDYVLRNLETRHLIIAGIVTDQCVDMAVRDAADRGYLVTLVADACATYTEARHDACLNAIKGYCWITDTDTVLGRLQEMQP, encoded by the coding sequence ATGTTCAGCCTTCCCCATCGCTCGCCACGGGACCTGCCGTTTGTCACCGACCACACCGCCCTGTTGCTGGTGGACATGCAGCGCGCCTGGCTCGAGCCGCAGTTCGACCCGCACCTCGAAGGCCCGGACGCCGCGTATTTCCTCAATCGCACGCGCTCGCAAGTGGTGCCCAATCAGGTTCGCCTGCTCAACGCCTTCCGCGACGCACGGCAGAACGTGCTGCATACCCTGATCGAAAGCCTGACCGCCGACGGCCGTGACCGCTCGCTGGATCACAAGCTGTCGGACATGCACCTGCCCAAAGGCAGCCCGCAGGCACAGGTGATCGCCGAACTGACCCCGATGGAAAACGAAATCGTGCTGCCGAAGACCTCGTCCGGGGTCTTCAACTCGACCAACATCGACTACGTGCTGCGCAATCTGGAAACCCGTCACCTGATCATCGCCGGCATCGTCACCGACCAGTGCGTGGACATGGCCGTGCGCGATGCCGCTGACCGTGGCTATCTCGTCACACTGGTGGCGGACGCCTGCGCGACTTACACCGAAGCACGCCACGACGCCTGCCTGAACGCGATCAAGGGCTACTGCTGGATCACCGACACCGACACCGTGCTCGGCCGGTTGCAGGAGATGCAACCATGA
- a CDS encoding MurR/RpiR family transcriptional regulator: MPPLRDLITDPGLDLTPSERKVVRALLDQYPRNGLGPMARLAEHAGVSDPTIVRLVKKLGFGGYAEFQDALLSDMDHRLRSPRTLLQPRSHQNKDDAWSHYLAHSHNLLAETQALTQPEDVRILADWLLDTRHQVYCFGGRFSSLMATYLLNHLRLLRPGCFALEDNAQLPDRLFDLQRQDVVLVFDYRRYQTQALRVASAAKNSNARVVLFTDIYASPLRELADMIISAPVESASPFDTMVPALAQVEALIACLTLRCPDLADRLEGIDALRNDFDTHLLEDK, translated from the coding sequence ATGCCCCCTTTAAGAGACCTGATCACCGACCCCGGCCTTGACCTGACGCCGTCGGAGCGCAAAGTCGTTCGCGCCTTGCTCGATCAGTATCCACGCAACGGGCTGGGCCCGATGGCGCGCCTGGCCGAACATGCCGGCGTCAGCGATCCGACGATCGTGCGGCTGGTGAAAAAGCTCGGTTTTGGTGGTTATGCCGAATTCCAGGACGCCCTGCTCAGCGACATGGACCACCGCCTGCGCTCGCCGCGCACCCTGTTGCAGCCGCGCTCGCACCAGAACAAGGACGATGCCTGGAGCCATTATCTGGCCCACAGCCACAACTTGCTGGCCGAAACCCAGGCCCTGACCCAGCCGGAAGATGTACGAATTCTGGCCGACTGGCTGCTCGACACCCGTCATCAGGTCTACTGCTTCGGTGGACGCTTCAGCAGCCTGATGGCCACTTACCTGCTCAATCATTTGCGTCTGCTGCGCCCCGGCTGCTTTGCGCTGGAGGACAACGCGCAACTGCCCGATCGCCTGTTCGACCTGCAACGCCAGGACGTGGTGCTGGTGTTCGACTATCGCCGCTACCAGACCCAGGCCCTGCGCGTGGCGAGCGCGGCGAAGAACAGCAACGCTCGCGTCGTGCTGTTCACCGACATCTATGCCTCGCCGCTGCGCGAACTGGCCGACATGATCATCAGCGCTCCGGTGGAGTCGGCCTCGCCGTTCGACACCATGGTCCCGGCGCTGGCCCAGGTCGAGGCATTGATTGCCTGCCTGACCCTGCGCTGCCCGGATCTGGCCGATCGCCTGGAAGGCATCGATGCCCTGCGCAACGACTTCGACACCCACTTGCTGGAGGATAAATAA
- a CDS encoding histidine phosphatase family protein, protein MQTTRLTLICHARTVAQKLACFPTNEAVEETLLASCSAGSRFDAASRLICGPELRTRQTAEWFGREARIDEALRDCDWGRWQGQSIKDLQRYEPDALLAWLEDPHAAPHGGESVAQLRERVAAWLVSLQATPGHVVAVTHPFVIRAALMQVVQGEAFHSIDVEPLAAVELRFTGRWRLRLSGMSLEGAEQ, encoded by the coding sequence GTGCAGACCACCCGTTTGACATTGATCTGCCATGCCAGAACCGTCGCACAAAAATTGGCGTGTTTTCCTACGAACGAAGCTGTTGAAGAGACCCTGCTCGCGTCCTGCTCGGCGGGTTCCCGTTTTGACGCCGCGTCACGCTTGATCTGTGGCCCGGAACTGCGGACCCGCCAGACGGCAGAATGGTTTGGTCGAGAGGCGCGCATCGATGAGGCCCTGCGTGATTGCGACTGGGGACGCTGGCAAGGTCAGTCAATCAAGGACTTGCAACGGTACGAACCCGACGCATTGCTAGCCTGGCTCGAAGACCCGCACGCCGCACCCCATGGCGGTGAGTCGGTAGCGCAGTTGCGTGAAAGGGTGGCCGCGTGGCTGGTTTCGTTGCAGGCCACGCCGGGGCATGTGGTGGCAGTCACCCATCCATTCGTGATTCGTGCTGCCTTGATGCAGGTCGTGCAGGGTGAGGCGTTTCACAGCATAGATGTAGAGCCGCTGGCGGCGGTCGAACTGCGGTTTACCGGGCGCTGGCGGCTACGTTTGTCCGGCATGAGCCTGGAAGGAGCAGAACAATGA
- the cobF gene encoding precorrin-6A synthase (deacetylating) — translation MKRLLVIGIGAGNPDYITMQAVKALNQVDVFFLMDKGRSKDKLIDLRREICERYITDRTYCFAEAHSPERERGDVDYSASVDDLNRAKQQTFERLINDELADGQCGGFLVWGDPALYDSTIRILQAILASGRCAFEFEVIPGITSVQALAAQHKVPLNTIGRSIEITTGRRLAAGQVSDTDSLVVMLDAEDSYHRVADQETEIYWGAYLGTPDEILIHGKLRDVADEIERVRKAARAEHGWIMDTYLLRKP, via the coding sequence ATGAAGCGATTGCTGGTAATCGGCATCGGTGCCGGCAACCCGGACTACATCACGATGCAGGCGGTAAAGGCGCTGAATCAGGTGGACGTGTTTTTCCTGATGGACAAGGGCCGGAGCAAGGACAAGCTGATCGACCTGCGGCGGGAAATCTGCGAGCGCTACATCACCGATCGTACGTACTGCTTCGCCGAAGCCCACAGCCCGGAGCGCGAGCGCGGTGATGTGGACTACAGCGCCAGTGTCGATGATCTGAACCGCGCCAAGCAGCAGACCTTCGAACGCCTGATCAATGACGAATTGGCTGACGGGCAGTGCGGCGGTTTTCTGGTGTGGGGCGATCCGGCGCTGTACGACAGCACCATTCGCATCCTGCAGGCGATTCTGGCCTCGGGGCGATGTGCGTTTGAATTCGAAGTCATTCCGGGCATCACCAGCGTTCAGGCCCTGGCGGCGCAGCACAAGGTGCCGTTGAACACCATCGGTCGCTCAATTGAAATCACCACTGGCCGACGCCTGGCGGCGGGGCAGGTAAGTGACACGGACAGTCTGGTGGTGATGCTCGATGCCGAAGATTCCTACCATCGAGTGGCGGATCAGGAGACAGAGATTTACTGGGGCGCCTACCTCGGTACGCCGGACGAAATCCTCATCCATGGCAAGCTCCGTGATGTTGCCGATGAGATCGAACGGGTGCGCAAGGCTGCCCGGGCCGAGCATGGCTGGATCATGGACACTTATCTTCTGCGCAAGCCTTGA
- the ftrA gene encoding transcriptional regulator FtrA: MPDSPGLVAILAYDGLCTFEFGIAVEIFGLARPEFDFPWYEHCIAAVDQGPMRAMGGIQVLADGGLELLADARTIIIPGWRDRSAPVPEALLEALRDAHSRGARLLSICSGVFVLAASGLLDGHGATTHWRYTTELAERFPAIDVDPDVLYVDSGQLITSAGSAAGIDACLHLVARDFGTQIANSVARRLVMSPQRTGGQAQFIPTPVSPTPRSDLSRVMQWARERLHEPLEVRDLASEAAMSERTFLRKFTEASGQSPKAWLQHERLARARELLESTPQNTEQIALRCGYRSVESFRVAFRSVVGVPPSVYRERFGREVRSTF; encoded by the coding sequence ATGCCTGATTCACCTGGATTGGTCGCGATTCTGGCCTACGACGGCCTCTGCACATTCGAGTTCGGCATCGCCGTGGAGATCTTCGGCCTGGCCCGGCCGGAATTCGACTTTCCGTGGTACGAGCACTGCATCGCCGCGGTCGATCAAGGCCCGATGCGCGCCATGGGCGGGATTCAGGTGCTGGCCGATGGCGGTCTTGAGCTGTTGGCGGATGCGCGCACCATCATCATTCCCGGCTGGCGCGACCGCAGTGCGCCGGTGCCGGAAGCCTTGCTGGAAGCATTGCGTGATGCTCATTCACGCGGCGCCCGGTTGCTGTCGATCTGCTCGGGCGTATTTGTTCTGGCGGCCAGCGGCCTGCTCGACGGCCACGGCGCCACCACTCACTGGCGCTACACCACCGAACTGGCCGAGCGCTTCCCGGCCATCGACGTCGATCCGGATGTGCTTTACGTCGATTCCGGCCAATTGATTACTTCGGCCGGCAGCGCGGCCGGGATCGACGCCTGCCTGCATCTCGTGGCGCGGGACTTCGGCACCCAGATCGCCAACTCCGTGGCGCGGCGACTGGTGATGTCGCCGCAGCGCACTGGCGGTCAGGCGCAATTCATTCCCACACCGGTCAGCCCGACGCCGCGCAGCGACCTGTCGCGTGTGATGCAGTGGGCCCGCGAGCGCCTGCACGAACCGCTGGAAGTGCGCGATCTGGCCAGCGAAGCGGCGATGAGCGAGCGCACTTTCCTGCGCAAATTTACCGAAGCCAGCGGCCAGTCACCCAAGGCCTGGCTGCAACACGAGCGTCTGGCCCGGGCCCGGGAATTGCTGGAAAGCACACCGCAAAACACCGAGCAGATCGCCCTGCGCTGTGGTTATCGCTCGGTGGAAAGCTTTCGTGTGGCGTTTCGCAGCGTGGTCGGGGTGCCGCCGTCGGTGTATCGCGAGCGCTTTGGTCGTGAGGTCAGATCTACTTTTTGA
- a CDS encoding rhodanese-like domain-containing protein, with translation MPSLVREIPAAPSAIALMHFSNRLTFETDCSDVFSSQQAGEVDFVLVDVRGPLAFERGHVPGAINIPGRLLTAEGLADYSKNTLFVVYCAGPHCNGANKAAVKLAALGYPVKEMIGGVTGWLDEGFQLSVATQRVATAPIACDC, from the coding sequence ATGCCCAGCCTGGTTCGCGAAATTCCTGCAGCGCCTTCGGCCATTGCCCTGATGCATTTCAGCAACCGTCTGACCTTCGAAACCGATTGTTCCGACGTCTTCAGCAGCCAGCAGGCTGGCGAGGTCGATTTTGTGCTGGTGGACGTGCGCGGGCCGCTGGCCTTCGAGCGTGGTCATGTGCCGGGAGCGATCAATATTCCCGGGCGTTTGCTGACGGCGGAAGGGCTGGCGGACTACTCGAAAAACACCCTGTTCGTGGTTTATTGCGCCGGCCCACACTGCAATGGCGCCAACAAGGCCGCGGTGAAGCTGGCGGCGTTGGGTTATCCGGTCAAGGAGATGATCGGCGGGGTGACCGGGTGGCTGGATGAAGGCTTTCAGTTGAGTGTCGCGACACAACGCGTTGCCACCGCGCCGATCGCTTGCGATTGCTGA
- a CDS encoding ABC transporter substrate-binding protein produces MKKLVMFGALALSMLSLTAVAEDAKPIRIGIEAGYPPFSMKTPDGKLAGFDVDIGDALCEQMKVKCTWVEQEFDGLIPALKVKKIDAILSSMTITDDRKKNVDFTIKYYHTPARFVMKAGSGVKDPLTELKGKKVGVLRASTHDRYATEVLVPAGIELVRYGSQQEANLDMVSGRIDAMLADSVNLSDGFLKTDAGKGFEFVGPTYEDAKYFGGGAGIAVRKGDTELAEKFNTAINEIRANGKYKQVQDKYFDFDVYGH; encoded by the coding sequence ATGAAAAAGCTGGTTATGTTCGGTGCCCTGGCACTGTCGATGTTGTCCCTGACCGCCGTGGCCGAAGACGCCAAACCGATCCGTATCGGTATCGAAGCCGGTTACCCGCCATTCTCGATGAAAACCCCTGACGGCAAACTGGCCGGTTTCGACGTGGACATCGGCGACGCGCTGTGTGAGCAGATGAAAGTCAAATGCACCTGGGTCGAGCAAGAGTTCGACGGCCTGATCCCGGCGCTGAAAGTGAAGAAGATCGACGCGATCCTGTCCTCGATGACCATCACTGACGACCGCAAGAAAAACGTCGATTTCACCATCAAGTACTACCACACCCCGGCGCGCTTCGTGATGAAGGCAGGCTCCGGCGTGAAAGACCCGCTGACCGAGCTCAAAGGCAAGAAAGTCGGCGTGCTGCGCGCCAGTACCCACGACCGCTACGCCACCGAAGTGCTGGTGCCGGCCGGGATCGAACTGGTGCGTTACGGCTCGCAGCAGGAAGCCAACCTCGACATGGTCTCCGGTCGTATCGACGCGATGCTGGCCGACTCGGTCAACCTGAGCGACGGCTTCCTGAAAACCGACGCTGGCAAAGGCTTCGAATTCGTCGGCCCGACCTACGAAGACGCCAAGTACTTCGGCGGCGGCGCCGGTATTGCTGTGCGTAAAGGCGATACCGAGCTGGCGGAGAAATTCAATACCGCCATCAACGAAATCCGCGCCAACGGCAAGTACAAGCAAGTGCAGGACAAGTACTTCGACTTTGACGTGTACGGCCATTAA
- a CDS encoding succinylglutamate desuccinylase/aspartoacylase family protein: protein MQRIDHLLPWSHLGSERSLSVFRYGAGPRKVYIQASLHADELPGMRTAWELKKRLTELETNGQLQGVIELVPVANPIGLDQHLQGSHMGRFELGSGKNFNRSFVELSAPVAERIGNQLGSDAEANIALIRQTMGQVLDELPAPASQLEALHRLLLRHACEADITLDLHCDFDAAIHIYALPQHWPQWQSLAARLKAGVALLCEDSGGSSFDESCSSPWLRLARAFPSAAIPPANLATTLELGSMGDTRVDQAQANCEAILGFLAEQGFISGEWPKAPEECCEGMPFEGTEYLFAPHHGVVSFLRDAGEWVERGDALFEVVDPLSDRVTTVRAGTSGVLFAIDRGRYTQPGIWQAKVAGREPIRVGKLIND, encoded by the coding sequence ATGCAACGCATCGATCATCTTCTGCCCTGGAGCCATCTGGGCAGCGAACGTTCCCTGAGCGTGTTCCGTTATGGCGCCGGCCCGCGCAAGGTCTACATCCAGGCCAGCCTGCACGCCGACGAACTGCCGGGCATGCGCACCGCGTGGGAGCTGAAAAAACGCCTGACCGAGCTGGAAACCAACGGCCAGTTGCAAGGCGTGATCGAACTGGTGCCGGTGGCCAACCCGATCGGCCTCGATCAGCACCTGCAAGGCAGCCACATGGGGCGCTTCGAGCTGGGCAGCGGCAAGAACTTCAACCGCTCCTTCGTCGAACTCAGTGCGCCGGTGGCCGAGCGCATCGGGAATCAGTTGGGAAGCGATGCGGAAGCCAACATCGCGCTGATCCGCCAGACCATGGGCCAGGTGCTCGATGAGCTGCCGGCCCCGGCTTCGCAACTGGAGGCGCTGCACCGTCTGTTGCTGCGCCACGCCTGCGAGGCCGACATCACCCTCGATCTGCATTGCGATTTTGACGCCGCGATTCATATTTACGCACTGCCGCAACACTGGCCGCAGTGGCAGTCCCTCGCCGCACGCCTGAAGGCCGGCGTGGCGCTGTTGTGTGAAGATTCCGGTGGCAGTTCGTTCGACGAATCCTGCTCTTCGCCGTGGTTGCGACTGGCCCGGGCCTTCCCGAGCGCGGCGATTCCGCCGGCCAACCTCGCCACCACCCTGGAGCTGGGCAGCATGGGCGACACTCGCGTCGATCAGGCTCAGGCCAACTGCGAGGCGATCCTGGGCTTTTTGGCCGAGCAGGGTTTCATTAGCGGCGAATGGCCGAAGGCGCCAGAAGAATGCTGCGAAGGCATGCCGTTCGAAGGCACCGAATACCTGTTCGCCCCGCACCATGGTGTGGTGAGTTTCCTGCGCGATGCGGGTGAGTGGGTCGAGCGCGGTGATGCGCTGTTCGAAGTGGTCGATCCGTTGAGCGACCGCGTGACCACCGTGCGCGCCGGCACCAGTGGCGTGTTGTTTGCCATCGATCGCGGCCGCTACACCCAGCCGGGGATCTGGCAGGCCAAAGTGGCGGGGCGCGAGCCGATTCGAGTCGGGAAACTGATTAACGACTAA
- a CDS encoding alpha/beta hydrolase → MLKVFALLTLLASTAVQAQTSLQNDLPLNYLAQVHPDAEQRPLVIFLHGYGSNEADLIGMKFQLPKQYNYLSVQAPMALGEGRFQWFRKKGEGAYNGETDDLKASSQKLRAFIAAAAQKYHAQPEKVYLIGFSQGAMMTYEVGLREPATVGGIAALSGRVLPVLKSELKPEQQHPPLEIFIGHGTADDRVPYSGGTEADALLQKLSYKPQFHAYPGVGHSISAAELRDLNDWLQRLNP, encoded by the coding sequence ATGTTGAAGGTGTTTGCGCTGTTGACGCTGCTGGCGTCCACTGCCGTCCAGGCTCAGACCTCGCTGCAAAACGATCTGCCGCTCAACTACCTGGCCCAGGTGCACCCGGACGCCGAACAGCGTCCGCTGGTGATTTTCCTGCATGGCTATGGCAGCAACGAAGCAGACTTGATCGGTATGAAATTTCAGCTGCCCAAGCAGTACAACTACCTGTCGGTGCAGGCACCGATGGCGTTGGGAGAAGGGCGTTTCCAGTGGTTTCGCAAGAAAGGCGAAGGTGCCTACAACGGCGAGACGGATGATCTGAAGGCCAGCAGCCAGAAACTGCGGGCCTTTATCGCCGCAGCGGCGCAGAAGTATCACGCGCAACCGGAGAAGGTGTACCTGATCGGTTTCAGCCAGGGCGCGATGATGACCTACGAGGTGGGGCTGCGGGAGCCAGCGACGGTGGGTGGCATTGCAGCGTTGAGCGGACGGGTGTTGCCGGTGCTCAAGAGCGAGCTGAAGCCAGAGCAACAGCATCCGCCGCTGGAGATCTTCATCGGCCACGGCACGGCGGATGACCGTGTGCCTTATAGCGGTGGCACCGAAGCCGATGCGTTGTTGCAGAAGCTGTCGTACAAACCGCAATTTCATGCCTATCCCGGCGTCGGCCACAGCATCAGCGCGGCCGAGCTTCGGGATTTGAACGACTGGTTGCAGCGACTCAACCCGTGA
- a CDS encoding chalcone isomerase family protein: MSSTPKVLRGCCGIGLWALLLTPTWASWQDAVPGAQIIGAGGFSVFGFDVYNARLWSAARPLADGQPFALELIYRRSISRDDLVKASVDEIKRLAGASISPVQLAVWQTQMQQSFVDVQAGTRITGVYLPGQGARFFVGQQLQHEIDDPQFARAFFNIWLDPRTRSPELRQQLLGNAKP; encoded by the coding sequence ATGAGCAGTACACCGAAGGTGTTGCGTGGATGCTGCGGTATCGGCTTGTGGGCCTTGTTGCTGACACCCACGTGGGCAAGTTGGCAGGATGCGGTACCCGGTGCGCAAATCATCGGCGCCGGCGGTTTCAGCGTGTTCGGTTTCGACGTCTACAACGCCCGGTTGTGGAGTGCGGCGCGACCACTGGCCGATGGCCAACCTTTTGCCCTTGAACTGATTTACCGGCGTTCCATTTCCCGCGATGACCTGGTGAAGGCCAGCGTCGATGAAATCAAGCGCCTGGCCGGCGCATCCATCAGCCCGGTGCAACTGGCCGTATGGCAGACCCAGATGCAGCAATCGTTCGTTGACGTCCAGGCTGGCACACGGATCACCGGGGTGTATCTGCCGGGGCAGGGCGCGCGGTTCTTTGTCGGTCAGCAGTTGCAGCATGAAATCGATGATCCGCAGTTTGCCCGGGCGTTTTTCAACATCTGGCTCGACCCACGCACGCGCAGTCCCGAGTTGCGCCAGCAATTGCTTGGCAACGCCAAACCCTGA